One window of Corynebacterium doosanense CAU 212 = DSM 45436 genomic DNA carries:
- a CDS encoding ATP-dependent Clp protease proteolytic subunit produces MNNARMPESRYVLPSFIEQSSYGTKETNPYSKLFEERIIFLGTQVDDTSANDVMAQLLVLESQDPDRDITMYINSPGGSFTALMAIYDTMQYVRPDVSTVCLGQAASAAAVILAAGAPGKRALLPNSRVLIHQPATQGTQGQVSDLEIQAAEIERMRHQMETTLARHTGRSAEQIREDTDRDKILTAEQAVEYGIVDQVFDYRKLNV; encoded by the coding sequence ATGAACAACGCACGCATGCCTGAATCCCGTTACGTTCTGCCCTCGTTCATCGAGCAGTCCTCGTACGGCACCAAGGAGACCAACCCGTACTCCAAGCTCTTCGAGGAGCGCATTATCTTCCTGGGCACCCAGGTCGACGACACCTCCGCGAACGACGTCATGGCGCAGCTGCTGGTGCTGGAGTCCCAGGACCCGGACCGCGACATCACCATGTACATCAACTCGCCCGGTGGCTCCTTCACCGCGCTCATGGCCATCTACGACACCATGCAGTACGTCCGCCCCGACGTCTCCACGGTGTGCCTCGGCCAGGCCGCCTCCGCCGCCGCAGTGATCCTCGCGGCCGGCGCCCCCGGCAAGCGCGCGCTGCTGCCGAACTCCCGCGTCCTCATCCACCAGCCCGCCACCCAGGGCACCCAGGGCCAGGTTTCTGACCTGGAGATCCAGGCCGCGGAGATCGAGCGCATGCGCCACCAGATGGAGACCACCCTGGCGCGCCACACCGGCCGGAGCGCGGAGCAGATCCGCGAGGATACCGACCGCGACAAGATCCTCACGGCCGAGCAGGCCGTCGAGTACGGCATCGTCGACCAGGTCTTCGACTACCGCAAGCTCAACGTGTAG
- a CDS encoding ATP-dependent Clp protease proteolytic subunit, with translation MSDQIQMTAPGGMNLGDSVYERLLRERIIFLGQQVDDEIANKLCAQILLLTAEDPTRDISLYINSPGGSVTAGMAIYDTMRYSPCDIATYSMGLSASMGQFLLSGGTKGKRFALPHSRIMMHQPSAGIGGSAADISIQAEQFAATKREMAELIAEHTGQTFEQITKDSDRDRWFTAKEAKEYGLVDHVITHAQGDISN, from the coding sequence ATGAGTGATCAGATCCAGATGACCGCGCCGGGTGGCATGAACCTGGGCGATTCCGTCTACGAGCGTCTGCTCCGCGAGCGCATCATCTTCCTCGGCCAGCAGGTCGACGACGAGATCGCCAACAAGCTGTGCGCGCAGATTCTGCTGCTCACCGCAGAGGATCCGACCCGCGACATCTCGCTCTACATCAACTCGCCCGGCGGCTCGGTCACCGCGGGCATGGCCATCTACGACACGATGCGTTACTCGCCGTGCGACATCGCCACCTACAGCATGGGCCTGTCTGCCTCGATGGGGCAGTTCCTGCTCTCCGGCGGCACCAAGGGCAAGCGTTTCGCGCTGCCGCACTCGCGCATCATGATGCACCAGCCCTCCGCGGGCATCGGTGGCAGCGCGGCCGACATCTCGATCCAGGCCGAGCAGTTCGCCGCCACCAAGCGGGAGATGGCCGAGCTCATCGCCGAGCACACCGGCCAGACCTTCGAGCAGATCACCAAGGACTCCGACCGCGACCGCTGGTTCACCGCCAAGGAAGCCAAGGAATACGGTCTCGTCGACCACGTCATCACCCACGCCCAGGGCGACATCAGCAACTAA